The following proteins come from a genomic window of Terribacillus aidingensis:
- a CDS encoding SurA N-terminal domain-containing protein: MKRITTLCLMLVLAIVLAACGNDEDKSSDNASTADQEEAQKQMEEMQKKMEEQQVDPEETVATVNGTEIKGEEYNSLLSSAQQQSQANGEDPTTDDGAKELKDQVLKSLVGNELLFQEAEKKNYEVSDKEVDEQMQSAKEQFENEDKFKEALEAAGTTEDEYKQRLKEGLLVNKYVDEELSPKEVTEDDMKTYYEEMEKQAKESEQEDSLPKYDDIKDQLKATMEQQNLQTVMLEKVDELEKDADVKYNI; encoded by the coding sequence ATGAAACGTATTACAACCCTATGCCTGATGCTGGTACTAGCTATCGTATTGGCTGCATGCGGGAATGATGAGGATAAATCATCTGACAATGCTTCCACAGCTGACCAGGAAGAAGCACAAAAGCAAATGGAAGAAATGCAGAAAAAGATGGAGGAACAGCAAGTAGATCCGGAAGAGACAGTTGCGACTGTTAACGGTACGGAGATTAAAGGCGAAGAGTATAATTCACTTCTTTCTTCTGCTCAACAGCAATCACAGGCAAACGGAGAGGATCCGACAACTGATGATGGTGCGAAGGAACTAAAGGACCAAGTGTTGAAAAGTCTTGTAGGAAATGAACTGCTTTTCCAGGAAGCGGAGAAGAAAAACTACGAGGTTTCTGATAAAGAAGTGGATGAGCAAATGCAATCTGCAAAAGAACAGTTCGAAAATGAAGACAAATTCAAGGAAGCTTTGGAAGCTGCCGGTACAACAGAAGATGAGTACAAACAGCGTTTGAAAGAAGGTTTGCTTGTAAATAAATATGTCGATGAAGAGCTGTCACCAAAAGAAGTGACAGAAGACGATATGAAGACATATTATGAAGAAATGGAAAAACAGGCTAAAGAAAGTGAACAGGAAGACAGCCTGCCAAAATATGATGACATCAAAGATCAGCTGAAAGCAACAATGGAACAGCAGAACCTGCAGACAGTCATGCTTGAAAAAGTGGACGAGCTCGAAAAAGATGCAGATGTGAAATATAATATTTAA
- a CDS encoding YqaE/Pmp3 family membrane protein yields the protein MYLLAIVLPPVAVLFTGKPFKALLNLVLTLFFFVPGAVHAALVVKDHKNSKKQYA from the coding sequence ATGTACCTGCTGGCAATTGTATTGCCGCCTGTTGCCGTTTTGTTCACGGGCAAGCCATTTAAAGCATTGCTTAATCTAGTATTGACGCTCTTCTTTTTCGTTCCGGGAGCCGTACATGCCGCCCTGGTAGTGAAAGATCATAAAAATAGTAAAAAACAGTATGCTTAA